The proteins below are encoded in one region of Campylobacter helveticus:
- a CDS encoding CinA family protein, which yields MKHLLFILGDELILHSAYKDYIFRAYEEKFKEINEIRIQAKSDKELPFLLEKLMQKYHFITIFASTQNYAIVAKILATLSDDNLILKEQSLVPDKALYVHNSFVCEFENSKINLLKIDTEENMPKLLGEVNLGYEYFCLFGIDEDSALLLLETLTKSYDVSLKSSKILDNLTLLKVSNLPNGKLESFLQSVSNLFTQKFFLGKDPLRFIVSKLMQKGLKISFAESCTGGLCASELSKISGVSAIFEGSIVSYSNRIKHEWLGISESILENGGEYSERCVYFMLKGIFKTAKPDFALALSGVAEGEDKGVKAGNIYIGAMFKDGTYIQELLHLKGDRIFMQKQAVLAAFCLIMKLKPEIFI from the coding sequence ATGAAACATTTACTTTTTATCTTGGGCGATGAACTCATCTTGCATTCTGCTTATAAAGATTATATTTTTAGGGCTTATGAGGAAAAATTTAAAGAAATAAATGAAATTCGCATTCAAGCAAAAAGTGATAAAGAATTACCCTTTTTACTCGAAAAATTAATGCAAAAATACCACTTCATCACAATTTTTGCTAGCACACAAAATTATGCCATAGTTGCTAAAATTTTAGCCACACTAAGCGATGATAATCTTATCTTAAAAGAACAAAGCCTCGTGCCAGATAAAGCCCTTTATGTGCATAATAGCTTCGTTTGCGAATTTGAAAATAGCAAAATTAACCTTTTAAAAATCGACACCGAAGAAAATATGCCAAAACTCTTAGGGGAAGTAAATTTGGGCTATGAGTATTTTTGTCTTTTTGGTATCGATGAGGATAGTGCCTTACTTTTGCTTGAAACCCTAACAAAAAGCTATGATGTAAGTCTAAAATCAAGCAAAATTTTAGATAATCTTACTCTCTTAAAGGTGAGCAATCTCCCCAATGGCAAACTAGAAAGTTTTTTGCAAAGTGTTTCAAATTTATTCACTCAAAAATTCTTTTTAGGTAAAGACCCTTTGCGTTTTATCGTCTCTAAGCTAATGCAAAAAGGGCTTAAAATTTCTTTTGCGGAAAGTTGCACAGGAGGACTTTGTGCGAGTGAGCTTAGTAAAATTTCTGGAGTGAGTGCGATTTTTGAAGGCTCGATTGTAAGCTATTCTAACCGCATAAAGCACGAGTGGCTAGGCATTAGCGAAAGCATTTTGGAAAATGGCGGAGAGTATAGTGAGCGTTGTGTTTATTTTATGCTAAAAGGGATTTTTAAGACGGCTAAACCTGATTTTGCTCTAGCATTAAGTGGAGTTGCTGAGGGTGAAGATAAGGGCGTTAAAGCTGGAAATATCTACATAGGAGCTATGTTTAAGGACGGCACTTATATCCAAGAACTTTTGCATTTAAAGGGAGATAGAATTTTTATGCAAAAACAAGCTGTTTTGGCAGCTTTTTGTCTCATAATGAAGCTAAAACCTGAAATTTTCATTTAA
- the ileS gene encoding isoleucine--tRNA ligase encodes MDYKETLLLPNTSFAMRANLAEFEKKRFQKWFHQNYAYEKMKVKRQNAAKNFTLHDGPPYANGHIHIGHALNKILKETIVKLHYFKGENVRFTPGWDCHGLPIEQQVELKLGEKKKNLSKKEIRNFCRKHAEEFVNIQKEEFQNLGVIADWDNPYLTMDFAFEAQIYRTLCEVAKKGLLVERSKPVFWSWAAKSALAEAEVEYQDKEDYSTFVAFDLGEEALKRLEVQKAKAVIWTTTPWTLVANQAIALNPQELYVLTKEGLIFAKALLKNMVELNFTKGEVKKEFKAELLEKSEAINPLNHRKSLFILGEHVLMDGGTGLVHTAPGHGEDDYYASLKYDIEIIMPVDDAGCYDESLRTKKLLPEELLEEFIGLHIFKANERILELLGENLIHVSKFTHSYPFCWRTHKPVIYRATKQWFIAMDEAKLEGKSLRTKAKEELLKTRFYPENGVKRIGSMVENRPDWCISRQRDWGTPIAFFRDKTSKEVIFDSEILDFIAKIFEEKGADAWWELEVAELLPPNSKYQAQNLEKIYDILDVWFDSGSTWKAVLDGTQFDAGEKVANMYLEGSDQHRGWFQSSLLLSTALRGYAPYQNVLTHGFTIDEKGQKMSKSKGNTIAPDYVAKTYGVEILRLWVFLSDYSTDLKISENILKQVSEQYRKIRNTIRFLLANTNDLENVEGVEFSFIDKWILNRASRVFKASEEAFLNYEFAKGFNALLNFLIADLSGIYLDISKDRLYCEAKNSLKRKSSQVAMVLIAKKLLSLLAPFLTYSVDEALEHANVCIKGEALDVFDLNFAERFEFNFDVEDEFLLKIRESFFENIDKLKKDKLIKSTLELVLQTNSSQITALPKNEMLDWFMVSGLENLDNSEKLCEFDVENESFTIVKARLNKCERCWKYEAEDVICPRCAGVLNA; translated from the coding sequence ATGGATTACAAAGAAACTTTACTTTTGCCTAATACGAGTTTTGCGATGAGGGCAAACTTAGCTGAATTCGAAAAAAAGCGTTTTCAAAAATGGTTTCATCAAAATTATGCTTATGAGAAGATGAAAGTTAAGCGTCAAAATGCGGCTAAAAACTTTACCCTACACGATGGTCCCCCTTATGCAAATGGACACATTCACATAGGACACGCTTTAAATAAAATTTTAAAAGAAACGATTGTTAAGCTTCATTATTTCAAAGGTGAAAATGTGCGTTTTACTCCCGGTTGGGACTGCCACGGCTTACCGATAGAACAGCAAGTTGAACTTAAGCTTGGAGAGAAAAAGAAAAATTTAAGCAAAAAAGAAATTCGTAATTTTTGTAGAAAACACGCAGAAGAATTTGTCAATATCCAAAAAGAAGAATTTCAAAATTTAGGCGTCATAGCAGATTGGGATAATCCTTACCTAACTATGGATTTTGCTTTTGAGGCACAAATTTACCGCACTCTTTGCGAAGTGGCTAAAAAAGGACTTTTGGTAGAGCGTTCCAAGCCTGTATTTTGGAGCTGGGCGGCAAAATCTGCCTTAGCAGAAGCTGAAGTGGAGTATCAAGATAAAGAAGATTATTCGACTTTTGTGGCTTTTGACTTAGGCGAGGAAGCTTTAAAAAGACTTGAAGTGCAAAAGGCAAAAGCTGTCATTTGGACAACGACACCTTGGACTTTAGTGGCAAATCAAGCCATAGCCTTAAATCCGCAAGAACTTTATGTTTTAACTAAAGAGGGATTAATTTTTGCTAAGGCTTTGCTTAAAAATATGGTTGAGTTAAATTTTACTAAAGGAGAAGTGAAAAAAGAATTTAAAGCAGAACTTTTGGAAAAAAGTGAGGCTATCAATCCTCTTAATCATAGAAAATCTTTGTTTATCTTAGGTGAGCATGTTTTAATGGACGGCGGCACAGGGCTTGTGCATACAGCACCGGGACACGGAGAAGATGATTATTACGCGAGTTTAAAATATGATATAGAGATTATAATGCCTGTTGATGATGCGGGTTGCTATGATGAGAGTTTGAGAACTAAAAAACTTCTGCCAGAAGAGCTTTTGGAGGAATTTATAGGACTGCATATTTTTAAGGCAAACGAAAGAATCTTAGAGCTTTTAGGGGAAAATCTTATCCATGTTTCAAAATTCACGCACTCTTATCCTTTTTGTTGGAGAACGCACAAGCCTGTGATTTACAGGGCGACAAAGCAATGGTTTATCGCAATGGATGAAGCAAAATTGGAGGGCAAAAGCTTAAGAACTAAAGCAAAAGAAGAGCTTTTAAAAACAAGATTTTACCCTGAAAATGGCGTAAAAAGAATAGGTTCTATGGTGGAAAATCGTCCCGATTGGTGCATTTCTAGGCAAAGAGATTGGGGAACGCCGATTGCTTTTTTTCGAGATAAGACAAGCAAGGAAGTGATTTTTGATAGTGAAATTTTGGATTTTATCGCAAAGATTTTTGAAGAAAAAGGTGCTGATGCGTGGTGGGAACTTGAAGTTGCCGAACTTTTACCTCCAAATTCTAAGTATCAAGCACAGAATTTAGAAAAAATTTATGACATTTTAGATGTATGGTTTGATAGCGGTAGCACTTGGAAGGCTGTATTGGACGGCACTCAATTTGACGCAGGCGAAAAAGTGGCAAATATGTATTTAGAGGGGAGCGACCAGCATAGAGGGTGGTTTCAAAGCTCTTTATTATTAAGCACGGCTTTAAGAGGGTATGCGCCTTATCAAAATGTCCTTACGCACGGATTTACCATCGATGAAAAAGGGCAGAAAATGAGTAAATCTAAAGGCAATACCATAGCCCCTGATTATGTTGCTAAAACTTATGGCGTGGAGATTTTAAGGCTGTGGGTGTTTTTGAGTGATTATTCTACGGATTTAAAAATTTCTGAAAATATTTTAAAACAAGTGAGCGAACAATATAGAAAAATTCGCAACACCATAAGATTTTTACTTGCTAATACTAATGATTTGGAAAATGTGGAGGGCGTTGAGTTTTCCTTCATAGATAAATGGATTTTAAATCGTGCAAGTCGTGTGTTTAAAGCTAGTGAAGAGGCGTTTTTAAATTATGAATTTGCTAAGGGTTTTAATGCTCTTTTAAATTTTTTAATCGCAGATTTAAGCGGAATTTATTTAGATATTAGCAAAGATAGGCTTTATTGCGAAGCTAAAAACTCCCTTAAGCGTAAAAGCTCCCAAGTGGCGATGGTTTTGATAGCGAAAAAGCTTTTAAGTCTTTTAGCGCCATTTTTAACTTATAGCGTTGATGAAGCGTTAGAGCACGCAAATGTTTGCATTAAAGGCGAGGCTTTAGATGTGTTTGATTTAAATTTTGCTGAAAGATTTGAATTTAACTTTGATGTTGAAGATGAATTTTTGCTTAAAATTAGAGAAAGTTTTTTTGAAAATATCGACAAGCTTAAAAAGGACAAGTTGATAAAATCAACCCTTGAGCTTGTCCTACAAACAAATTCAAGTCAAATCACTGCTTTACCTAAAAACGAAATGCTTGATTGGTTTATGGTTAGTGGGCTTGAAAATTTGGACAATAGCGAAAAGCTCTGTGAATTTGATGTGGAAAATGAGAGTTTTACCATTGTCAAAGCAAGGCTTAATAAATGTGAAAGATGTTGGAAATATGAGGCAGAAGATGTAATTTGTCCTCGTTGTGCTGGGGTTTTAAATGCTTGA
- the gatA gene encoding Asp-tRNA(Asn)/Glu-tRNA(Gln) amidotransferase subunit GatA, producing MISLKEALRYSKNELEALKKELNDRAKKQKQIGAYVEQFLGSDLKDAGDGVPVMIKDNISVKGWELTCGSKILQGYIAPYDASAIVNLKKNGFSPFGRANMDEFAMGSSTATSFYGKTLNPLDFSRVPGGSSGGSAAAVAANLALASLGSDTGGSVRQPAAFCGCVGFKPSYGRVSRYGLASYSSSLDQIGVLTQNVEDAALLYDAIAGYDEKDSTSANVKFEPTSANLNANTKLKIAVIENYVNAASEEVKNALLKSVEALKAHGHEIVYKTLQDYEFDIAAYYIIATAEASANLSRYDGVRYGKRSEHCENLKDLYVNSRSEGFGEEVKRRILLGTFVLSSGYYDAYYIKAQKARDFIKAKYEEILQDCHLIFMPVTPTTAFVFDMQKSPMQSYLEDIYTISVNLAGLGGISVPVGKDKDGLNISAQLICRAYDEQTLLNGALSLEKIIKE from the coding sequence ATGATAAGTTTGAAAGAGGCATTAAGGTACTCTAAAAATGAGCTTGAGGCTTTAAAAAAAGAGTTAAACGATAGAGCAAAAAAGCAAAAGCAAATCGGTGCTTATGTGGAGCAGTTTTTGGGGAGTGATTTAAAAGACGCAGGAGATGGCGTTCCTGTGATGATAAAGGATAATATTAGCGTTAAGGGCTGGGAGCTAACTTGCGGAAGTAAAATTTTGCAAGGTTACATTGCGCCTTATGATGCGAGCGCGATTGTGAATTTAAAAAAGAATGGCTTTAGTCCTTTTGGACGCGCTAATATGGACGAATTTGCTATGGGAAGCTCTACCGCAACTTCTTTTTATGGGAAGACCTTAAATCCTCTTGATTTTTCGCGTGTTCCGGGTGGCTCAAGCGGTGGCTCGGCTGCGGCAGTTGCGGCAAATTTGGCTTTGGCGAGTTTAGGAAGTGATACGGGAGGCTCTGTAAGACAACCTGCGGCTTTTTGTGGGTGCGTAGGCTTTAAGCCAAGTTATGGCAGAGTGAGCAGGTATGGACTTGCTTCTTACTCTTCAAGTTTAGACCAAATAGGCGTTTTAACGCAAAATGTCGAGGACGCAGCTTTACTTTATGATGCGATTGCGGGATATGATGAAAAAGATAGCACAAGTGCAAATGTGAAATTTGAACCTACAAGCGCAAATTTAAACGCAAATACCAAGCTCAAAATCGCTGTGATAGAAAATTATGTCAATGCTGCGAGTGAAGAAGTAAAAAATGCCCTTTTAAAAAGCGTAGAGGCTTTAAAAGCACACGGGCACGAGATAGTTTATAAAACCTTGCAAGATTATGAATTTGACATTGCGGCTTATTATATCATCGCTACAGCAGAGGCAAGTGCGAATTTGAGCCGCTATGATGGGGTGCGTTATGGAAAAAGAAGTGAGCATTGTGAAAATTTGAAAGATTTGTATGTCAATAGTAGAAGCGAGGGCTTTGGTGAGGAAGTCAAGCGTAGAATTTTACTTGGGACTTTTGTTTTAAGTAGTGGATATTATGATGCTTATTATATTAAAGCGCAAAAGGCTAGGGATTTTATTAAAGCCAAATATGAAGAAATTTTGCAAGATTGTCATTTGATTTTTATGCCGGTAACTCCAACAACAGCTTTTGTATTTGATATGCAAAAAAGCCCTATGCAAAGCTATTTAGAGGATATTTATACCATATCTGTGAATTTGGCAGGGCTTGGGGGTATTAGTGTGCCTGTGGGTAAAGATAAAGATGGGTTAAATATTTCCGCACAGCTTATTTGTAGAGCATATGATGAGCAAACTTTATTAAATGGAGCTTTGAGTTTAGAAAAAATCATAAAGGAGTAA